From the genome of Pantoea alfalfae, one region includes:
- a CDS encoding DUF4311 domain-containing protein: MFLIILFKSLIIGGLVGVGVGAGAARMFHAPTTQGMGAFRTLGELNSCEGDPASHFSFGLGFFFNAWASSVAAGSFTQDVDHRIIPNWGAAALMVKNRNVAETLHDPKKMAIACGIIGMIVVAFLNSTASAVPAALQVTAVKVLVPAANLLVNTVMPVIFWLAAIDAGKKSGFWATIFGGLAQLIMGNAVPGLVLGILIGKGVEESGWNRVTKVMMTAIVLLFVLSGFFRGFDMKLLQSFQLGIPGWLDMIHNAVSGK; this comes from the coding sequence ATGTTTTTAATCATTTTGTTTAAGTCGTTGATCATTGGCGGGCTGGTCGGGGTCGGCGTCGGTGCGGGTGCTGCGCGCATGTTCCATGCGCCCACCACCCAGGGCATGGGCGCCTTTCGTACGCTGGGCGAGCTGAATTCGTGCGAGGGCGATCCGGCATCCCACTTCTCCTTTGGTCTTGGCTTCTTTTTCAATGCCTGGGCATCGTCTGTCGCAGCCGGTTCATTCACGCAGGATGTGGATCACCGCATCATTCCAAACTGGGGCGCGGCCGCTTTGATGGTGAAGAACCGTAATGTGGCGGAGACGCTGCACGATCCGAAAAAAATGGCCATCGCCTGCGGCATCATCGGCATGATCGTGGTCGCCTTCCTCAACTCCACTGCCTCTGCTGTGCCGGCTGCACTGCAGGTGACCGCGGTCAAAGTACTGGTGCCCGCCGCTAACCTGCTGGTGAATACCGTCATGCCGGTGATCTTCTGGCTGGCGGCGATTGATGCAGGCAAAAAATCAGGCTTCTGGGCCACCATTTTTGGCGGTCTGGCGCAGCTGATTATGGGCAACGCCGTGCCAGGTCTGGTGCTGGGTATCCTGATCGGTAAAGGCGTGGAAGAGAGCGGCTGGAACCGGGTCACTAAAGTGATGATGACCGCCATCGTGCTGCTGTTTGTGCTCAGCGGTTTCTTCCGTGGTTTCGACATGAAGCTGCTGCAGTCCTTCCAGCTCGGCATTCCCGGCTGGCTCGACATGATCCATAACGCAGTCAGCGGCAAATAA